In the Kitasatospora terrestris genome, one interval contains:
- a CDS encoding shikimate dehydrogenase, protein MTTVHRAAVLGSPIAHSLSPTLHRAGYAALGLGEWRYDRFEVDEAGLPAFVAGLDRAEWAGLSLTMPLKRAILPLLDAVTDTARSVDAVNTVVFTPEGGLRGDNTDVPGLVNALRERGVERVAEAAVLGAGATASSALAALAVVCEGPVTVYVRSAERAAEMRGLGERLGLELRVAAWERGAEALAGPLTVSTTPVGATDGFAAELPAAPGALFDVLYHPWPTALAAAVARAGAPVLGGLDLLVHQAVLQFEQFTGVAAGPLAAMRAAGEAALAAE, encoded by the coding sequence GTGACCACCGTCCACCGGGCCGCCGTGCTCGGCTCGCCGATCGCCCACTCGCTGTCGCCGACGCTGCACCGGGCCGGGTACGCCGCCCTCGGACTGGGCGAGTGGCGCTACGACCGGTTCGAGGTGGACGAGGCCGGCCTGCCGGCGTTCGTCGCGGGTCTGGACCGCGCCGAGTGGGCGGGCCTGTCGCTGACCATGCCGCTGAAGCGGGCGATCCTCCCGCTGCTGGACGCGGTGACCGACACCGCCCGCTCCGTCGATGCGGTCAACACCGTGGTGTTCACCCCGGAGGGTGGCCTGCGCGGTGACAACACCGACGTCCCGGGCCTGGTGAACGCGCTGCGCGAGCGCGGCGTCGAGCGGGTCGCCGAGGCTGCGGTGCTGGGCGCCGGCGCGACCGCGTCGTCCGCGCTGGCGGCGCTCGCGGTGGTGTGCGAGGGCCCGGTGACGGTGTACGTGCGCAGCGCCGAGCGGGCGGCGGAGATGCGCGGGCTGGGCGAGCGCCTGGGGCTGGAGCTGAGGGTGGCGGCCTGGGAGCGCGGCGCCGAGGCGCTGGCGGGTCCGCTGACCGTCTCGACCACGCCGGTCGGCGCCACCGACGGCTTCGCCGCGGAGCTGCCGGCGGCGCCGGGTGCGCTGTTCGACGTGCTGTACCACCCGTGGCCGACCGCGCTGGCGGCGGCGGTGGCGCGGGCGGGCGCGCCGGTGCTGGGCGGGCTGGACCTGCTGGTGCACCAGGCGGTGCTGCAGTTCGAGCAGTTCACCGGGGTCGCCGCCGGGCCGCTGGCGGCGATGCGGGCGGCCGGCGAGGCGGCGCTGGCGGCGGAGTGA
- the mltG gene encoding endolytic transglycosylase MltG — MTDPYAAPGLTPGHLGAPAPEPEGMPPGQPYGVEPPDPRRLRTGAACCLAFAGLFAVLGAAALVVLFLWPEGRPPAADFPGNGSGQAQVSVARGASLTQIGQALVDGGVVASTRAFTEAAAKSPAGDRIQPGTYTLKQKMSAASALNVLLDPANANALTIPEGWRADRIYAAVDERLKARPGTTKAVAEQQLDRLGLPAAAGGHVEGYLFPATYPVTGDTTPLGLLQQMVKEAVTRYGQVEAAAKNNGTTPEGLVTVASLAQAEADNPEDMARVARVIYNRLRRNMPLQLDSTINYALGRSTLTTTEADTKLDSPFNTYLHAGLPPTPIGNPGRDALRAALDPAEGDWLYFVTVKPGDTRFTDSTDQHAKNVAEFNAYQAQQSSSPPAAGR; from the coding sequence TTGACCGACCCGTACGCCGCACCCGGACTCACCCCCGGCCACCTGGGCGCCCCCGCGCCCGAACCGGAGGGGATGCCACCCGGGCAGCCGTACGGAGTCGAACCGCCCGACCCGCGGCGGCTGCGCACCGGCGCCGCCTGCTGCCTGGCCTTCGCCGGCCTGTTCGCGGTGCTCGGCGCCGCCGCCCTCGTCGTGCTGTTCCTCTGGCCCGAGGGCAGGCCCCCGGCCGCCGACTTCCCCGGCAACGGCAGCGGCCAGGCCCAGGTCTCGGTCGCCCGCGGCGCCAGCCTCACCCAGATCGGCCAGGCCCTGGTCGACGGCGGCGTGGTCGCCTCCACCCGGGCCTTCACCGAGGCGGCCGCCAAGAGCCCGGCCGGCGACCGGATCCAGCCCGGCACCTACACCCTCAAGCAGAAGATGTCCGCCGCCTCGGCGCTCAACGTGCTGCTCGACCCGGCCAACGCCAACGCCCTGACCATCCCCGAGGGCTGGCGCGCCGACCGGATCTACGCCGCCGTCGACGAGCGGCTGAAGGCCCGGCCCGGCACCACCAAGGCCGTTGCCGAGCAGCAGCTCGACCGGCTCGGCCTGCCGGCGGCCGCCGGCGGCCACGTCGAGGGCTACCTCTTCCCGGCGACGTACCCGGTCACCGGCGACACCACCCCGCTCGGCCTGCTCCAGCAGATGGTCAAGGAGGCCGTCACCCGCTACGGCCAGGTCGAGGCCGCCGCCAAGAACAACGGCACCACCCCGGAAGGCCTCGTCACCGTCGCCAGCCTCGCCCAGGCCGAGGCCGACAACCCCGAGGACATGGCCCGGGTCGCCCGGGTGATCTACAACCGGCTGCGCCGCAACATGCCGCTGCAGCTCGACTCGACCATCAACTACGCGCTCGGCCGCTCCACCCTCACCACGACGGAGGCCGACACCAAGCTCGACTCGCCGTTCAACACCTACCTGCACGCCGGGCTGCCGCCCACCCCGATCGGCAACCCGGGGCGGGACGCGCTGCGCGCGGCCCTGGACCCGGCGGAGGGCGACTGGCTCTACTTCGTCACGGTGAAACCCGGGGACACCCGTTTCACCGACAGCACCGACCAGCACGCGAAGAACGTCGCAGAGTTCAACGCCTACCAGGCGCAGCAGAGTTCCTCACCCCCCGCAGCGGGGCGCTGA
- the alaS gene encoding alanine--tRNA ligase, with product MESAEIRRRWLRFFEERGHTVVPSASLVADDPTLLLVNAGMVPFKPYFLGEIKPQFQRATSVQKCVRTLDIEEVGKTTRHGSFFQMCGNFSFGDYFKEGAIKFAWELLTTPVADGGYGLEKEKLWITVYKDDDEAEQIWRDVIGVPSERIQRLGMKDNFWSMGVPGPCGPCSEINYDRGPAYGEEGGPAVNGERYLEIWNLVFMQYERGHGDGKDGFEILGDLPSKNIDTGLGLERLAAILQGVDNLFEIDTSRMILDRAAELTGHTYGADHKSDVSLRVVTDHFRTALMLVGDGVTPGNEGRGYVLRRILRRAIRNMRLLGATEPVAKELIDISIKAMAPQYPELEADRKRIETVVVAEENAFLQTLKSGTSLLDAAVTETKQSGGAVLSGDQAFKLHDTYGFPIDLTLEMAEEQGLQVDEAGFRRLMQEQRDRAKADAKAKKMGHADVAAYREVADKSGASVFTGYTATEGEATVVGLLVNGVPAPAATEGDEVEIILDRTPFYAEGGGQLADHGRIRLDSGAVVEVRDVQQPVPGVTVHSGGVLFGEVVLGASAYATIDVDRRRAVSRAHSATHLTHQALRDALGPTAAQAGSENAPGRFRFDFGSPTAVPGSVLVDVEQKINEVLVRELDVTAEVMTMDEARKQGAIAMFGEKYGDAVRVVTIGDFSKELCGGTHVGNTAQLGLVKLLGESSIGSGVRRVEALVGVDAYKFLAREHTVVSQLTELVKGRPEELPEKIAGMLTKLKDAEKEIERFRAEKVLAAAAGLAEGAEDVRGVALVAARVADGVGADELRKLVLDVRGRLGSRPAVVAAFTVANDRPLTVIATNEDARGRGVKAGELVRVAAKTLGGGGGGKDDVAQGGGTDPGAVAEAIEAVRALVAERAG from the coding sequence ATGGAGTCGGCAGAGATCCGCCGCCGCTGGCTGCGCTTCTTCGAGGAGCGCGGCCACACCGTCGTACCGTCGGCCTCGCTGGTCGCCGACGACCCGACCCTCCTGCTGGTCAACGCGGGCATGGTGCCCTTCAAGCCCTACTTCCTCGGCGAGATCAAGCCGCAGTTCCAGCGCGCCACTAGCGTGCAGAAGTGCGTGCGGACCCTCGACATCGAGGAGGTCGGCAAGACCACCCGGCACGGCTCGTTCTTCCAGATGTGCGGCAACTTCTCCTTCGGCGACTACTTCAAGGAAGGAGCCATCAAGTTCGCGTGGGAGCTGCTCACCACGCCCGTCGCGGACGGTGGCTACGGCCTGGAGAAGGAGAAGCTCTGGATCACCGTCTACAAGGACGACGACGAGGCCGAGCAGATCTGGCGCGACGTCATCGGCGTGCCGTCCGAGCGCATCCAGCGCCTCGGCATGAAGGACAACTTCTGGTCGATGGGCGTCCCCGGCCCGTGCGGCCCGTGCTCGGAGATCAACTACGACCGCGGCCCCGCGTACGGCGAGGAGGGCGGCCCGGCCGTCAACGGCGAGCGCTACCTGGAGATCTGGAACCTGGTCTTCATGCAGTACGAGCGCGGCCACGGCGACGGCAAGGACGGCTTCGAGATCCTCGGCGACCTGCCGAGCAAGAACATCGACACCGGCCTCGGCCTGGAGCGCCTCGCCGCCATCCTGCAGGGCGTCGACAACCTCTTCGAGATCGACACCAGCCGGATGATCCTCGACCGCGCCGCCGAGCTCACCGGCCACACCTACGGCGCCGACCACAAGTCGGACGTCTCGCTGCGCGTGGTCACCGACCACTTCCGCACCGCGCTGATGCTGGTCGGCGACGGCGTCACCCCCGGCAACGAGGGCCGCGGCTACGTGCTGCGCCGCATCCTGCGCCGCGCGATCCGCAACATGCGCCTGCTGGGCGCCACCGAGCCGGTCGCCAAGGAGCTCATCGACATCTCCATCAAGGCGATGGCTCCGCAGTACCCGGAGCTGGAGGCCGACCGCAAGCGCATCGAGACGGTCGTGGTCGCGGAGGAGAACGCCTTCCTGCAGACCCTGAAGTCCGGCACCAGCCTGCTGGACGCCGCGGTCACCGAGACCAAGCAGTCCGGCGGCGCGGTGCTCTCCGGCGACCAGGCGTTCAAGCTGCACGACACCTACGGCTTCCCGATCGACCTGACCCTGGAGATGGCCGAGGAGCAGGGCCTGCAGGTCGACGAGGCCGGCTTCCGCCGCCTGATGCAGGAGCAGCGGGACCGCGCCAAGGCGGACGCCAAGGCGAAGAAGATGGGCCACGCCGACGTCGCCGCGTACCGCGAGGTCGCCGACAAGTCCGGCGCGTCGGTCTTCACCGGCTACACCGCCACCGAGGGCGAGGCCACGGTGGTCGGCCTGCTGGTGAACGGCGTCCCGGCGCCGGCCGCCACCGAGGGCGACGAGGTCGAGATCATCCTCGACCGCACCCCGTTCTACGCCGAGGGCGGCGGCCAGCTCGCCGACCACGGCCGGATCCGGCTGGACTCCGGCGCGGTCGTCGAGGTCCGCGACGTCCAGCAGCCGGTCCCGGGTGTCACCGTGCACTCCGGCGGCGTGCTGTTCGGCGAGGTCGTGCTGGGGGCGTCCGCGTACGCCACCATCGACGTCGACCGCCGCCGCGCGGTCTCCCGCGCCCACTCGGCCACCCACCTGACCCACCAGGCGCTGCGCGACGCGCTCGGCCCGACGGCCGCCCAGGCCGGCTCCGAGAACGCGCCGGGCCGCTTCCGCTTCGACTTCGGCTCGCCGACCGCCGTCCCCGGCTCGGTGCTGGTCGACGTCGAGCAGAAGATCAACGAGGTGCTGGTCCGCGAGCTGGACGTCACCGCCGAGGTGATGACCATGGACGAGGCCCGCAAGCAGGGCGCGATCGCCATGTTCGGCGAGAAGTACGGCGACGCGGTCCGCGTGGTGACCATCGGCGACTTCTCCAAGGAGCTGTGCGGTGGCACCCACGTCGGCAACACCGCCCAGCTGGGCCTGGTGAAGCTGCTCGGCGAGTCGTCGATCGGCTCCGGCGTGCGCCGCGTCGAGGCGCTGGTCGGCGTCGACGCGTACAAGTTCCTGGCCCGTGAGCACACCGTGGTCTCGCAGCTCACCGAGCTGGTCAAGGGCCGCCCGGAGGAGCTGCCGGAGAAGATCGCCGGCATGCTCACCAAGCTCAAGGACGCCGAGAAGGAGATCGAGCGCTTCCGCGCCGAGAAGGTCCTCGCGGCGGCCGCCGGCCTGGCCGAGGGCGCCGAGGACGTCCGGGGCGTGGCCCTGGTCGCCGCCCGGGTCGCCGACGGTGTGGGCGCGGACGAACTGCGCAAGCTGGTGCTGGACGTGCGCGGCCGACTGGGCTCCCGCCCGGCCGTGGTCGCCGCGTTCACCGTGGCGAACGACCGCCCGCTGACCGTGATCGCCACCAACGAGGACGCCCGCGGCCGCGGTGTGAAGGCCGGCGAGCTGGTCCGCGTGGCGGCGAAGACCCTCGGTGGCGGCGGTGGCGGCAAGGACGACGTCGCCCAGGGCGGTGGCACCGACCCGGGTGCGGTCGCCGAGGCGATCGAGGCCGTGCGCGCCCTGGTCGCGGAGCGTGCCGGCTGA
- the aroC gene encoding chorismate synthase: MGRLRWLTAGESHGPALVATLEGLPAGVPVTTEMVADALARRRLGYGRGARMKFEQDEVTFLGGVRHGLSMGSPVAIMVGNTEWPKWEQVMSADPIDPEVLAGLARNEPLTRPRPGHADLAGMQKYSIDEARPILERASARETAARVALGVVARSYLKETCGIEIVSHVVELAAAKAPAGVLPLPADEARLDEDPVRCLDADASKRMVAEIDQAHKDGDTLGGVVEVLAYGVPVGLGSHVHWDRRLDARLAAALMGIQAIKGVEVGDGFDLARVPGSQAHDEIVPSPEGVKRTSGRSGGTEGGLSTGELLRVRAAMKPIATVPRALRTIDTRTGEEAKAHHQRSDVCAVPAAGIVAEAMVALVLADAVAEKFGGDNVSETRRNVQSYLDNLIVR; encoded by the coding sequence TTGGGTAGGTTGCGCTGGCTGACGGCGGGGGAGTCGCACGGCCCCGCTCTGGTCGCGACGCTGGAGGGCCTGCCGGCCGGTGTGCCGGTCACCACCGAGATGGTGGCCGACGCGCTGGCCCGCCGCCGGCTCGGCTACGGCCGCGGAGCGCGGATGAAGTTCGAGCAGGACGAGGTGACCTTCCTCGGCGGTGTCCGCCACGGTCTGTCCATGGGCTCGCCGGTGGCGATCATGGTCGGCAACACCGAGTGGCCGAAGTGGGAGCAGGTCATGTCGGCCGACCCCATCGACCCCGAGGTGCTGGCCGGCCTGGCCCGCAACGAGCCGCTGACCCGGCCGCGGCCGGGCCACGCGGACCTCGCGGGCATGCAGAAGTACTCGATCGACGAGGCCCGCCCGATCCTGGAGCGCGCCAGCGCCCGCGAGACCGCGGCCCGGGTCGCGCTCGGCGTGGTCGCCCGCTCGTACCTCAAGGAGACCTGCGGGATCGAGATCGTCAGCCACGTGGTCGAGCTGGCCGCCGCCAAGGCCCCGGCCGGCGTGCTGCCGCTGCCCGCGGACGAGGCCCGCCTCGACGAGGACCCGGTGCGCTGCCTGGACGCGGACGCGTCGAAGCGGATGGTCGCCGAGATCGACCAGGCGCACAAGGACGGCGACACCCTCGGCGGTGTGGTCGAGGTGCTGGCGTACGGCGTGCCGGTGGGCCTCGGCTCGCACGTGCACTGGGACCGCCGGCTGGACGCGCGGCTCGCGGCCGCGCTGATGGGCATCCAGGCGATCAAGGGCGTCGAGGTCGGCGACGGCTTCGACCTGGCCCGGGTGCCGGGCTCGCAGGCGCACGACGAGATCGTCCCGAGCCCGGAGGGCGTCAAGCGCACCTCGGGCCGTTCGGGCGGCACCGAGGGCGGCCTGTCCACCGGCGAGCTGCTGCGGGTGCGCGCCGCGATGAAGCCGATCGCGACCGTCCCGCGTGCCCTGCGGACCATCGACACCCGCACCGGCGAGGAGGCCAAGGCGCACCACCAGCGCTCGGACGTCTGCGCCGTGCCGGCGGCCGGCATCGTCGCCGAGGCGATGGTCGCGCTGGTGCTGGCGGACGCGGTGGCGGAGAAGTTCGGCGGCGACAACGTCTCCGAGACCCGCCGCAACGTGCAGAGCTACCTCGACAACCTGATCGTCCGATGA
- a CDS encoding shikimate kinase, which yields MTSPRVVLVGPPGSGKSTVGRVLAERLGVGFRDTDADIEQLAGKPIPEIFVDEGEPHFRELEVRAVRDAATGHAGVLALGGGAVMADATRELLRELPVVFLEVALGDAVKRVGLDAPRPLLAINPRARWRELMEARRPLYLEVATAVVDTEGRTPEQVADAVLEALELKQS from the coding sequence ATGACGTCACCTCGCGTGGTGCTGGTCGGCCCGCCCGGCAGTGGCAAGTCCACCGTCGGGCGGGTCCTCGCCGAGCGCCTGGGCGTCGGCTTCCGGGACACCGACGCGGACATCGAGCAGCTGGCCGGGAAGCCGATCCCGGAGATCTTCGTCGACGAGGGCGAGCCGCACTTCCGCGAGCTGGAGGTGCGGGCCGTCCGCGACGCCGCCACCGGCCACGCCGGGGTGCTGGCGCTCGGCGGCGGCGCGGTGATGGCGGACGCCACCCGCGAACTGCTGCGCGAGCTGCCGGTGGTGTTCCTGGAGGTCGCGCTGGGCGACGCCGTGAAGCGGGTCGGCCTGGACGCGCCGCGCCCGCTGCTGGCGATCAACCCGCGGGCCCGCTGGCGCGAGCTGATGGAGGCCCGCCGCCCCCTCTACCTGGAGGTGGCGACCGCCGTGGTCGACACCGAGGGCCGCACCCCCGAGCAGGTCGCGGACGCCGTACTGGAAGCACTGGAGCTCAAGCAGTCATGA
- a CDS encoding ABC transporter ATP-binding protein yields MQVVRLLEADGVDVVRDGRYLLRGITFSVEAGQHWAVLGANGAGKSTLLGLLGAVNHPTRGTVKVLGRQLGRVDIRDLRAHLGHVDPRHPLRSPLSARQVVLTGATGTIEPDPFRKPSAEQLAHAEELIDTLGVAHRAEAAWPTLSQGERGRVLIARALMPLPRLLLLDEPATGLDLTAREQLLGALDDLRGRYPELASVLVTHHLEELPASTTHALLLRDGEAVACGTADEVLRSGPVSDAFRHPILITREDGRWSARTRR; encoded by the coding sequence GTGCAAGTAGTGCGGCTGCTCGAAGCGGACGGGGTCGACGTGGTCCGCGACGGCAGGTACCTGCTGCGCGGGATCACGTTCAGCGTCGAGGCGGGGCAGCACTGGGCGGTGCTCGGCGCCAACGGCGCGGGCAAGAGCACGCTGCTCGGGCTGCTCGGCGCCGTCAACCACCCCACCCGGGGCACGGTGAAGGTGCTCGGGCGGCAGCTCGGCCGGGTCGACATCCGGGACCTGCGCGCACACCTGGGCCACGTCGACCCGCGGCACCCGCTGCGCTCGCCGCTCAGCGCGCGGCAGGTGGTGCTCACCGGCGCCACCGGCACGATCGAGCCCGACCCGTTCCGCAAGCCGTCGGCCGAGCAGCTGGCGCACGCGGAGGAGCTGATCGACACCCTCGGCGTCGCCCACCGGGCCGAGGCGGCCTGGCCCACCCTGTCGCAGGGGGAGCGCGGACGGGTGCTGATCGCGCGGGCGCTGATGCCCCTGCCGCGGCTGCTGCTGCTCGACGAGCCCGCGACCGGGCTCGACCTCACCGCCCGCGAGCAACTGCTCGGGGCGCTGGACGACCTGCGGGGCCGCTACCCGGAGCTGGCGAGCGTGCTGGTCACCCACCACCTGGAGGAGCTGCCGGCCTCCACCACGCACGCGCTGCTGCTGCGCGACGGCGAGGCGGTGGCCTGCGGGACGGCCGACGAGGTGCTGCGCAGCGGCCCGGTGAGCGACGCCTTCCGGCACCCGATCCTGATCACCCGCGAGGACGGCCGCTGGTCGGCGCGGACGCGGCGCTGA
- the aroB gene encoding 3-dehydroquinate synthase: MTTDIVRIHVGGSAGHDPYDVLIGHQLLGELAPLIGAKAKRVAVIHPEALAATGEAIREDLAAEGYEAIALQVPNAEEAKSAEVAAYCWSVLGQTGFTRSDVIVGLGGGATTDLAGFVAATWLRGVRWISMPTTLLGMVDAAVGGKTGINIAEGKNMVGAFHPPAGVLADLGTLESLGKHDYVSGLAEVIKAGFIADPVILDLIESDPEAATTSAGPHTPELIRRAIQVKADVVSGDLKEAGKREILNYGHTLGHAIERNERYKWRHGAAISIGMVFAAELGRLAGRLDDETADRHRAVLGAVGLPLTYRADAWPKLLDAMKIDKKSRGDLLRFVVLDGLAKTSILEGPDPSLLVAAYAEVSG; this comes from the coding sequence ATGACCACTGACATCGTCCGGATCCACGTCGGCGGCAGCGCCGGACACGACCCCTACGACGTGCTGATCGGGCACCAGCTGCTCGGTGAGCTGGCGCCGCTGATCGGCGCGAAGGCCAAGCGCGTCGCGGTCATCCACCCGGAGGCGCTGGCCGCCACCGGCGAGGCGATCCGCGAGGACCTGGCCGCCGAGGGCTACGAGGCGATCGCCCTGCAGGTGCCCAACGCCGAGGAGGCGAAGAGTGCCGAGGTGGCCGCGTACTGCTGGTCGGTGCTCGGCCAGACCGGGTTCACCCGCTCCGACGTGATCGTCGGTCTCGGCGGCGGCGCCACCACCGACCTGGCTGGCTTCGTCGCGGCCACCTGGCTGCGCGGGGTGCGCTGGATCTCCATGCCGACCACCCTGCTCGGCATGGTGGACGCGGCGGTCGGCGGCAAGACCGGCATCAACATCGCCGAGGGCAAGAACATGGTCGGCGCCTTCCACCCGCCCGCGGGCGTGCTGGCCGACCTGGGCACCCTGGAGTCGCTGGGCAAGCACGACTACGTCTCCGGCCTGGCCGAGGTGATCAAGGCCGGTTTCATCGCCGACCCGGTGATCCTCGACCTGATCGAGTCCGACCCGGAGGCCGCCACCACGTCGGCCGGCCCCCACACACCGGAGCTGATCCGGCGGGCCATCCAGGTCAAGGCGGACGTGGTCTCCGGCGACCTCAAGGAAGCCGGCAAGCGGGAGATCCTCAACTACGGGCACACCCTGGGCCACGCCATCGAGCGCAACGAGCGCTACAAGTGGCGGCACGGCGCGGCGATCTCCATCGGCATGGTGTTCGCCGCAGAGCTCGGCCGGCTGGCCGGCCGGCTGGACGACGAGACCGCCGACCGGCACAGGGCCGTGCTCGGCGCGGTGGGCCTGCCGCTCACCTACCGGGCGGACGCCTGGCCCAAGCTGCTGGACGCCATGAAGATCGACAAGAAGTCGCGCGGCGACCTGCTGCGCTTCGTCGTCCTGGACGGTCTGGCCAAGACCTCCATCCTGGAGGGCCCGGACCCGTCCCTGCTGGTCGCCGCGTACGCGGAGGTCTCCGGATGA
- the mltG gene encoding endolytic transglycosylase MltG, translating into MTDQSGRFAAQGDQPWYPQQQQQQGYPQQPQQAQQYGDPYGQQQPQYGQQGYPQQQYPQYGDPYGQQQMPQQPQYGQQGYPQQQQPMPQQPYQQQGVPQPQYGQQQPVQQQAQQPVQQRPQPPQQQVRQPAPPSGPGPDGIDWEAEAAALDAPAPAHEAEPEPEDWEDEAEQAPEDDSFFGGEQDNSREAERKRKEKGKKSGRRNRGACLVVALVLMGGVAGAGWWGYGFYQDHFGPPPDFAGAGSGSVNVEIKGGSTGTQMGLTLKNAGVVKSVEAFTAAFGKNPKAGTIQPGIYTMQHQMSGTDAVQRLVESNGGNVLIISEGRKAADIYATIDTKLKLAKGTTATVAKDQVASLGLPAYANGNPEGFLWPTRYSITEGMKPEELLKQMVANATQHYSELKLDEGAQKIGLKSGYEVIIEASILQAEGNNSADFGKMARAMSNRLNTNAGPPSGTWGRLELDTTLQYELGRTTFTAAEHDKDTPYNTYKRKGLPPTPIANPGDDAIKAVLNPTPGNWIYWIAMNPQETRFAGTWDEHLKNVQEWCTGQGKGFDQKAGQCK; encoded by the coding sequence ATGACTGATCAGAGCGGGCGCTTCGCGGCCCAGGGCGACCAGCCGTGGTACCCCCAGCAGCAGCAACAGCAGGGCTACCCGCAGCAGCCGCAGCAGGCCCAGCAGTACGGCGACCCGTACGGTCAGCAGCAGCCGCAGTACGGGCAGCAGGGCTACCCGCAGCAGCAGTACCCGCAGTACGGCGACCCGTACGGACAGCAGCAGATGCCGCAGCAGCCGCAGTACGGCCAGCAGGGCTACCCGCAGCAGCAGCAGCCGATGCCGCAGCAGCCGTACCAGCAGCAGGGCGTGCCCCAGCCGCAGTACGGCCAGCAGCAACCGGTGCAGCAGCAAGCCCAGCAGCCGGTGCAGCAGCGGCCGCAGCCGCCGCAGCAGCAGGTCCGGCAGCCGGCGCCGCCGTCCGGGCCGGGCCCGGACGGGATCGACTGGGAGGCCGAGGCCGCCGCGCTGGACGCCCCCGCGCCCGCGCACGAGGCGGAGCCCGAGCCGGAGGACTGGGAGGACGAGGCCGAGCAGGCCCCCGAGGACGACTCCTTCTTCGGCGGCGAGCAGGACAACTCGCGCGAGGCCGAGCGCAAGCGCAAGGAGAAGGGCAAGAAGTCCGGGCGGCGCAACCGCGGTGCCTGCCTGGTCGTCGCCCTGGTGCTGATGGGCGGCGTCGCGGGCGCCGGCTGGTGGGGCTACGGCTTCTACCAGGACCACTTCGGCCCGCCGCCGGACTTCGCGGGCGCCGGCAGCGGCTCGGTCAACGTCGAGATCAAGGGCGGCAGCACCGGTACCCAGATGGGTCTCACGCTGAAGAACGCCGGTGTGGTCAAGAGCGTCGAGGCGTTCACCGCCGCGTTCGGCAAGAACCCGAAGGCCGGCACCATCCAGCCGGGCATCTACACGATGCAGCACCAGATGTCCGGCACGGACGCCGTGCAGCGGCTGGTGGAGTCCAACGGCGGCAACGTGCTGATCATCTCGGAGGGCCGCAAGGCCGCCGACATCTACGCCACCATCGACACCAAGCTGAAGCTGGCCAAGGGCACCACCGCCACCGTCGCCAAGGACCAGGTCGCCTCGCTCGGCCTGCCCGCGTACGCCAACGGCAACCCGGAGGGCTTCCTGTGGCCCACCCGGTACTCGATCACCGAGGGCATGAAGCCAGAGGAGCTGCTGAAGCAGATGGTGGCCAACGCCACCCAGCACTACTCGGAGCTCAAACTCGACGAGGGCGCCCAGAAGATCGGCCTGAAGAGCGGCTACGAGGTCATCATCGAGGCCAGCATCCTCCAGGCCGAGGGCAACAACTCGGCCGACTTCGGCAAGATGGCCCGGGCGATGTCCAACCGCCTCAACACCAACGCCGGTCCGCCCAGCGGGACGTGGGGCCGGCTCGAGCTGGACACGACCCTGCAGTACGAGCTGGGGCGCACCACCTTCACGGCGGCGGAGCACGACAAGGACACCCCGTACAACACGTACAAGCGGAAGGGCCTGCCGCCGACCCCGATCGCCAACCCCGGCGACGACGCGATCAAGGCCGTCCTGAACCCGACACCGGGCAACTGGATCTACTGGATCGCGATGAACCCGCAGGAGACCCGCTTCGCCGGCACCTGGGACGAGCACCTGAAGAACGTCCAGGAGTGGTGCACCGGCCAGGGCAAGGGCTTCGACCAGAAGGCCGGTCAGTGCAAGTAG
- the ruvX gene encoding Holliday junction resolvase RuvX — MEPEEKVFRRGRRIAVDVGDARIGVASCDPDGLIATPVETVPAGGRSQARIQAIVEEYDAIEVIVGLPRSLSGKEGPAAAKVREYAGRLAGRLYPVGVRLVDERMTTVTAAQGLRASGRSSKKGRSVIDQAAAVVILQNALETERVSGRAPGESVEPVI; from the coding sequence ATGGAGCCCGAGGAGAAGGTCTTCCGGCGGGGGCGGCGGATCGCCGTCGACGTGGGGGACGCCCGGATCGGGGTCGCGTCCTGCGACCCCGACGGGCTGATCGCCACGCCGGTGGAGACCGTGCCCGCCGGGGGCCGCTCCCAGGCCCGGATCCAGGCGATCGTCGAGGAGTACGACGCGATCGAGGTGATCGTGGGCCTTCCCCGCTCGCTGAGCGGCAAGGAGGGCCCGGCCGCGGCCAAGGTCCGGGAGTACGCCGGGCGGCTGGCCGGCCGGCTCTACCCGGTCGGCGTCCGGCTGGTCGACGAGCGGATGACCACGGTGACGGCGGCGCAGGGCCTGCGGGCCTCCGGCCGCTCGTCGAAGAAGGGCCGTTCGGTGATCGACCAGGCGGCCGCCGTGGTGATCCTGCAGAACGCGCTTGAGACCGAACGGGTGAGCGGACGCGCACCCGGTGAGAGTGTCGAGCCGGTCATCTGA